In Nonomuraea sp. NBC_00507, the following are encoded in one genomic region:
- a CDS encoding aspartate-semialdehyde dehydrogenase, with amino-acid sequence MTRPNLALIGATGAVGTVMRDIVSTREDIWGEIRLVASPRSAGKVLRVRGEDVVVQALAPEVFDGIDIAIFDVPDEVSAVWVPIAAERGAIAIDKSGTFRMDPDVPLVVPEVNPLDARNRPRNIVSTPNCTTLSMMAAMGALHAEFTLTELVVASYQAVSGAGVAGSARLYDEVEALAGDRTVGQAAGDVRKVLANKLPADSPFPAPIAFNVVPWAGSLKDDGWASEELKLRNESRKILGIPDLKVSATCVRVPVVTTHSLAVHARFEREITVADAHRVLEAAPTVVLMDDPANGVYPTPLDVVGTDPTYVGRIRQAIDFPNTLDLFVCGDNLRKGAALNAAEIAELVATEL; translated from the coding sequence ATGACTAGGCCTAATCTGGCTCTTATCGGCGCCACCGGTGCCGTGGGCACCGTCATGCGGGACATCGTCTCGACGCGTGAGGACATCTGGGGCGAGATCCGCCTCGTCGCCTCGCCCCGCTCGGCGGGCAAGGTGCTGCGGGTGCGCGGCGAGGACGTCGTCGTGCAGGCGCTGGCGCCCGAGGTGTTCGACGGCATCGACATCGCCATCTTCGACGTGCCGGACGAGGTGTCGGCCGTGTGGGTGCCGATCGCGGCCGAGCGCGGCGCGATCGCGATCGACAAGTCCGGCACGTTCCGGATGGACCCGGACGTCCCACTGGTGGTGCCCGAGGTCAACCCGCTCGACGCGCGCAACCGCCCACGTAACATCGTCTCCACGCCCAACTGCACGACGCTGTCGATGATGGCGGCCATGGGCGCGCTGCACGCCGAGTTCACGCTCACGGAGCTGGTCGTCGCGTCCTACCAGGCGGTGTCGGGCGCCGGCGTGGCCGGCTCGGCCCGGCTCTACGACGAGGTCGAGGCGCTGGCGGGCGACCGCACGGTCGGTCAGGCGGCCGGCGACGTCCGCAAGGTGCTGGCCAACAAGCTGCCTGCGGACTCGCCGTTCCCCGCGCCGATCGCCTTCAACGTGGTGCCGTGGGCCGGCTCGCTCAAGGACGACGGCTGGGCGTCCGAGGAGCTCAAGCTCCGCAACGAGTCACGCAAGATCCTCGGCATCCCCGACCTGAAGGTCTCCGCGACCTGCGTACGCGTGCCGGTGGTGACGACGCACTCGCTGGCCGTGCACGCTCGTTTCGAGCGCGAGATCACGGTCGCGGACGCCCATCGGGTTCTCGAGGCGGCGCCGACGGTGGTCCTCATGGACGACCCGGCGAACGGTGTTTACCCGACGCCTCTCGACGTGGTGGGCACCGACCCGACCTATGTGGGACGGATTCGCCAGGCGATCGACTTCCCTAACACGCTCGACCTGTTCGTGTGTGGTGACAACCTGCGCAAGGGCGCGGCGCTCAACGCGGCGGAGATCGCCGAGCTGGTCGCGACCGAGCTGTAA
- a CDS encoding GNAT family N-acetyltransferase has protein sequence MHGTQIRPARPDDEERIRRFLTGLSLHTQTLRFFTGNTTPATGLVRKLIAVDERRDALVATIDGGEIIGHAMSYKGECADVEIAVVVTDQWQGFGLGPRLIQTLLLRAAVRGARTVGMDVMGENRRVLRLIRRLWPDAEMKVISGSVEVTAIIDQAALFAEQGSGATPLTV, from the coding sequence ATGCATGGAACTCAGATCCGGCCTGCCCGTCCAGACGACGAGGAACGGATCAGACGCTTCCTGACCGGGTTGTCGCTGCACACCCAGACGCTGCGGTTCTTCACCGGCAACACCACGCCGGCCACCGGTCTCGTGCGCAAGCTGATCGCGGTGGACGAGCGCAGGGACGCGCTCGTGGCGACCATCGACGGGGGTGAGATCATCGGCCACGCCATGAGCTACAAGGGCGAATGCGCCGACGTGGAGATCGCGGTGGTGGTGACCGACCAGTGGCAGGGGTTCGGGCTCGGGCCGCGACTGATCCAGACGCTGCTGCTCAGGGCCGCCGTACGGGGTGCGAGGACCGTGGGCATGGACGTGATGGGGGAGAACCGGCGAGTGCTCAGGCTCATCCGCCGCCTGTGGCCGGACGCTGAGATGAAGGTCATTTCCGGGTCGGTTGAGGTTACCGCTATCATCGATCAAGCCGCCTTATTTGCGGAACAAGGTTCTGGTGCCACACCATTGACAGTGTGA
- a CDS encoding aspartate kinase, which yields MALVVQKYGGSSVADASCIKRVAQRIVATKKAGNDVVVIVSAMGDTTDELLDLAEQVSPLPPARELDMLLTSGERISMALLAMAIANLGHEARSFTGSQAGVITDSTHGKARIIDVTPSRIQEAIDQGHIAIVAGFQGVSQDTKDITTLGRGGSDTTAVALAAALEADVCEIYTDVDGIFTADPRIVPPARKIPRISYDEMMEMAACGAKILHLRCVEYARRFDLPIHVRSSFSTKEGTWVVSDPYTENTEGTEMEQPIISGVAHDRSEAKITVVGVPDKVGEAASIFKTLADAEINIDMIVQNVSAAATGRTDISFTLPTADAQTALAALKKIQAQVGYESLLFDDQIGKVSLIGAGMRSHPGVTATFFAALADAGVNIEMISTSEIRISVIVEQDAIDAAVAAAHRAFDLDADQVEAVVYGGTGR from the coding sequence GTGGCGCTCGTTGTGCAAAAGTACGGTGGTTCGTCCGTCGCCGACGCGTCCTGCATCAAGCGGGTCGCGCAGCGGATCGTCGCGACGAAAAAAGCCGGCAACGACGTGGTCGTGATCGTCTCCGCCATGGGCGACACGACGGACGAGCTACTGGACCTGGCCGAGCAGGTGTCGCCGCTGCCGCCCGCACGCGAGCTCGACATGCTGCTGACCTCGGGCGAGCGCATCTCGATGGCCCTGCTGGCGATGGCGATCGCCAACCTCGGCCATGAGGCCCGCTCGTTCACCGGCTCGCAGGCCGGTGTGATCACCGACTCCACGCACGGCAAGGCGCGCATCATCGACGTGACGCCCAGCCGGATCCAGGAGGCGATCGACCAGGGCCACATCGCGATCGTGGCCGGCTTCCAGGGTGTCTCGCAGGACACCAAGGACATCACCACCCTGGGCCGCGGCGGCTCCGACACCACAGCGGTGGCGCTGGCGGCGGCCCTCGAGGCCGACGTGTGCGAGATCTACACCGACGTGGACGGCATCTTCACCGCCGACCCGCGCATCGTGCCGCCGGCCCGCAAGATCCCCAGGATCTCTTACGACGAGATGATGGAGATGGCCGCCTGCGGCGCCAAGATCCTGCATCTCCGCTGTGTTGAATACGCGCGCCGGTTCGACCTGCCGATTCACGTGCGCAGCTCGTTCAGCACCAAGGAAGGCACCTGGGTCGTCTCCGACCCTTACACCGAAAACACCGAAGGAACCGAGATGGAGCAGCCGATCATCTCCGGCGTCGCGCACGACCGGAGCGAGGCCAAGATCACTGTTGTCGGGGTCCCCGACAAGGTCGGCGAGGCTGCCTCGATCTTCAAAACGCTGGCCGACGCCGAGATCAACATCGACATGATCGTGCAGAACGTCTCGGCCGCGGCCACCGGCCGCACGGACATCTCCTTCACGCTGCCCACGGCCGACGCGCAGACGGCCCTGGCGGCGCTGAAGAAGATCCAGGCCCAGGTCGGTTACGAGTCGCTGCTCTTCGACGACCAGATCGGGAAGGTGTCGCTGATCGGCGCGGGCATGCGCTCGCACCCCGGCGTCACGGCGACGTTCTTCGCGGCCCTCGCCGACGCGGGGGTCAACATCGAGATGATCTCCACTTCGGAGATCCGCATCTCTGTGATCGTCGAGCAGGACGCGATCGACGCGGCCGTGGCGGCCGCGCACCGCGCCTTCGATCTCGACGCCGACCAGGTCGAAGCCGTGGTGTATGGAGGGACTGGACGATGA
- a CDS encoding amidohydrolase family protein, translating to MTTPLLPDPDPRRRDYVIISADDHLIEPPDLFEDRLPEKYAEVAPKVVETEAGHQVWRYGGATYPCAGIDVGAGLPREQWTLDPVRFEHMRPGCHDIEARINDMDVAGIWAALCFPGMLAGQSGMPFARTRDQELGLALVRAWNDWHIDVWAGTYPERIIGLQLPWLPDPDVAAKEIRANAARGFKAVVFPEFPTRLRLPSIHTGHWDPFFAACEETGTVVCLHTGDSSWSPVPSPDTPIEAITTLMPTSAMFACADWLWSGVPLRFPSLRILIVEGGVGWLPMLAERADYALDHPVAGEASWDGGLKPSEVLRRNFFFGTLDDHALSGVRLAVGLDHVLQESGYPHSDSTWPDTQKSVARNLGSLPPADIARVAYGNAARLFGHPLPSRAWLRMEEI from the coding sequence GTGACTACGCCGCTGCTTCCCGACCCTGACCCGAGGCGGCGCGACTATGTGATCATCTCCGCCGACGATCACCTGATCGAGCCTCCCGACCTCTTCGAAGACCGGCTGCCGGAGAAATATGCCGAGGTCGCGCCCAAGGTCGTGGAGACGGAGGCGGGTCACCAGGTCTGGCGCTACGGCGGGGCCACCTACCCGTGCGCCGGCATCGACGTCGGCGCCGGGCTGCCCCGCGAGCAGTGGACGCTGGACCCGGTGCGGTTCGAGCACATGCGTCCGGGCTGCCACGACATCGAGGCCCGCATCAACGACATGGACGTGGCGGGCATCTGGGCGGCGCTGTGCTTCCCCGGCATGCTGGCCGGGCAGTCGGGCATGCCGTTCGCCAGGACCCGCGACCAGGAGCTCGGCCTGGCCCTCGTCAGGGCGTGGAACGACTGGCACATCGACGTCTGGGCGGGCACCTACCCGGAGCGGATCATCGGCCTGCAACTGCCGTGGCTGCCGGATCCCGACGTGGCGGCCAAGGAGATCAGGGCCAACGCGGCGCGGGGTTTCAAGGCCGTCGTCTTCCCCGAGTTCCCGACCCGTCTGCGGTTGCCGTCCATCCACACCGGCCACTGGGACCCGTTCTTCGCCGCCTGTGAGGAGACCGGCACCGTCGTGTGCCTGCACACCGGCGACTCGTCCTGGTCTCCCGTGCCTTCGCCGGACACGCCCATCGAGGCGATCACCACGCTGATGCCCACCAGCGCCATGTTCGCCTGCGCCGACTGGCTCTGGTCGGGCGTGCCGCTGCGTTTCCCCTCCCTGCGCATCCTCATCGTGGAGGGCGGCGTGGGCTGGTTGCCGATGCTGGCCGAGCGCGCCGACTACGCCCTGGACCACCCGGTGGCCGGCGAGGCGTCCTGGGACGGCGGGCTCAAGCCCAGCGAGGTGCTGCGCCGCAACTTCTTCTTCGGCACGCTCGACGACCACGCGCTGTCGGGGGTGCGCCTCGCCGTCGGGCTCGACCACGTGCTGCAAGAGAGCGGTTACCCGCACTCCGACTCGACCTGGCCCGACACGCAGAAGTCCGTGGCCCGCAACCTCGGCTCGCTCCCGCCCGCCGACATCGCCAGGGTCGCCTACGGCAACGCGGCCCGCCTGTTCGGGCACCCGCTGCCGTCCCGCGCCTGGTTGCGGATGGAGGAGATCTAA
- a CDS encoding LLM class F420-dependent oxidoreductase, producing MTQNWGMTIPFYDRSLPRSQELIAELPGLGYTDAWSAEVNGADGFTPLALAAQWAPGIRLGSAIVPVSTRGPGLLAMSAATLADLAPGRFVLGIGASSPAIVERWNAGEFTKPYARTRDTLRFLKKALAGEKVSEAYETFEIKGFKLERAPKVPPKIVLAALRPRMLHLAAEEADGAISNWLSPEDVRRVRAEIGPDTELIARLFVCVSEDTDKVREMARWMLASYLTVPVYAAFHDWLGRGEVLRPMHEAWAAGDRQAALKAIPDDVVDALIVHGDAATCRARIQQYVDNGLDTPVLAPIPGGEIPIEQAVRDLAPKE from the coding sequence ATGACGCAGAACTGGGGCATGACGATCCCCTTCTACGACCGCTCCCTGCCGAGGTCCCAGGAACTCATCGCGGAACTGCCGGGGCTCGGCTACACCGACGCGTGGTCGGCCGAGGTCAATGGGGCCGACGGGTTCACCCCGCTGGCCCTGGCCGCCCAGTGGGCGCCGGGGATCAGGCTGGGCAGCGCCATCGTGCCCGTCTCCACCCGCGGCCCGGGGCTGCTGGCCATGTCCGCGGCCACGCTGGCCGACCTGGCGCCCGGGCGGTTCGTGCTGGGCATCGGCGCGTCCTCGCCGGCGATCGTCGAGCGCTGGAACGCGGGCGAGTTCACCAAGCCGTACGCGCGTACCCGCGACACGTTGCGTTTCCTGAAGAAGGCGCTGGCCGGGGAGAAGGTCTCGGAGGCGTACGAGACGTTCGAGATCAAGGGGTTCAAGCTGGAGCGGGCGCCCAAGGTCCCGCCGAAGATCGTGCTGGCCGCGTTGCGGCCCCGGATGCTCCATCTGGCCGCTGAGGAGGCCGACGGCGCGATCTCGAACTGGCTCTCCCCCGAGGACGTGCGCCGGGTACGCGCCGAGATCGGCCCGGACACCGAGCTGATCGCCCGCCTGTTCGTGTGCGTGAGCGAGGACACCGACAAAGTACGCGAAATGGCCAGGTGGATGCTGGCCAGTTACCTGACCGTCCCCGTGTACGCCGCGTTCCACGACTGGCTCGGCCGGGGCGAGGTGCTGCGGCCCATGCACGAGGCGTGGGCGGCCGGCGACCGCCAGGCGGCGCTCAAGGCCATCCCCGACGACGTGGTGGACGCGCTGATCGTGCACGGCGACGCGGCCACCTGCCGGGCCAGGATCCAGCAGTACGTGGACAACGGGCTCGACACCCCCGTCCTCGCCCCTATCCCGGGCGGGGAGATCCCCATCGAGCAGGCTGTACGGGACCTGGCGCCTAAGGAGTAG
- a CDS encoding amidase, whose protein sequence is MRDVLRLDAVGQALAIKNGQVSPRELAEAAIAAIEARDGELNAVVHRRFERALAELDSVPASGPFAGVPILLKDLGWRQVGEPYAAGSAVRDGVEVAEDGYGVTRLREAGFVVLGRTNTPEFGSTITTEPVAFGPTRNPYDPAYSAGGSSGGSAAAVAAGMVALATASDGGGSIRIPASLCGLVGLKPSRGRVSLGPALGEGWSGFSCPGFVTRTVRDTAAALDVVSGFHPGDPYDAPALPGPLAAEVGRDPGRLRIGYVTTHPRGDVPDVPELTEAVARAAALLEALGHDVAPGGPEALGDRDFSGHFGAIVANNLAAQVASLGELRGKPVELEELEPRNAAMVSVARTHSAVDHIRATQWMDVFRRRMATWWRAGHDLLLMPSLGVAPFPLGWITPDDLSLAFGRTGHAVSYTSPVNATGQPAISLPLHRTAAGLPVGVQLVAATGREDLLIRVAAQIEQVRPFDHPAMEPLA, encoded by the coding sequence ATGCGTGACGTACTGAGGCTGGACGCGGTCGGGCAGGCGCTGGCGATCAAGAACGGCCAGGTGTCACCACGAGAGCTGGCCGAGGCCGCGATCGCCGCCATCGAGGCCCGCGACGGCGAGCTCAACGCCGTCGTCCACCGCCGCTTCGAGCGTGCGCTGGCCGAGCTCGACTCCGTACCGGCGAGCGGGCCGTTCGCAGGCGTGCCGATCCTGCTGAAGGACCTCGGGTGGCGGCAGGTGGGTGAGCCGTACGCCGCGGGCTCCGCGGTGCGGGACGGTGTCGAGGTGGCCGAGGACGGCTATGGGGTCACGCGGCTGCGCGAGGCCGGGTTCGTGGTGCTCGGGCGGACGAACACGCCCGAGTTCGGCAGCACGATCACCACGGAGCCGGTGGCGTTCGGGCCGACGCGGAACCCGTACGATCCGGCGTATTCGGCCGGCGGGTCCAGCGGCGGCTCGGCCGCGGCGGTGGCGGCGGGGATGGTCGCGCTGGCCACCGCCAGCGACGGCGGCGGGTCGATCCGCATCCCCGCGTCCCTGTGCGGGCTGGTGGGGCTCAAGCCGTCGCGCGGGCGGGTGAGCCTGGGGCCGGCCCTGGGGGAGGGCTGGAGCGGCTTCTCGTGCCCGGGGTTCGTCACCAGGACAGTCCGCGACACGGCCGCGGCGCTCGATGTCGTCTCGGGCTTCCACCCCGGCGACCCGTACGACGCGCCCGCCCTGCCGGGGCCGCTGGCCGCCGAGGTCGGCAGGGACCCCGGGCGGCTGCGGATCGGGTACGTCACCACGCACCCGAGAGGCGACGTGCCCGACGTGCCCGAGCTGACCGAGGCCGTCGCCAGGGCGGCGGCGCTGCTGGAGGCGCTCGGCCATGACGTGGCGCCGGGCGGCCCCGAAGCGCTCGGTGACCGCGACTTCTCCGGGCACTTCGGCGCGATCGTTGCCAACAACCTCGCCGCGCAGGTCGCGAGCCTGGGCGAGCTCCGCGGCAAGCCGGTCGAGCTGGAGGAACTGGAGCCGCGCAACGCCGCCATGGTCAGCGTCGCGCGCACGCACAGCGCGGTCGACCACATCCGGGCCACGCAGTGGATGGACGTCTTCCGCCGCCGCATGGCCACGTGGTGGCGAGCCGGCCACGACCTGCTGCTGATGCCGTCGCTCGGTGTCGCACCGTTCCCGCTCGGCTGGATCACGCCGGACGACCTCAGCCTCGCCTTCGGCAGGACGGGGCACGCCGTGTCGTACACCTCGCCGGTCAACGCGACCGGGCAGCCGGCCATTTCGTTGCCGCTGCACAGGACCGCGGCCGGCCTGCCGGTGGGCGTGCAGCTCGTCGCGGCTACCGGCAGGGAGGACCTGCTGATCAGAGTGGCGGCACAGATCGAACAGGTCAGGCCGTTCGATCATCCCGCGATGGAACCTCTCGCCTGA
- a CDS encoding YkvA family protein, translating to MMAKAARAAAAWRTYREVTKPGSPGVMTRMRAIPRMIGAVMRGRYAGMGKSRLALMAMGVVYILSPIDVLPEFLMVIGVADDFGVFLWLMASLLGESGRYVEHERRIIQGRLAEQEG from the coding sequence ATGATGGCGAAGGCAGCACGGGCGGCGGCGGCGTGGCGGACGTACCGCGAGGTGACCAAGCCTGGTTCGCCCGGCGTGATGACCCGGATGCGGGCGATACCGCGCATGATCGGCGCGGTGATGCGCGGCCGGTACGCGGGGATGGGCAAGAGCAGGCTCGCGCTGATGGCGATGGGTGTGGTCTACATCCTGTCCCCGATCGACGTCCTGCCCGAATTCCTCATGGTGATCGGCGTCGCCGACGACTTCGGCGTGTTCCTGTGGCTGATGGCCTCGCTGCTCGGCGAGAGCGGGCGCTACGTCGAGCACGAGCGCCGCATCATCCAGGGCAGGCTCGCCGAGCAGGAAGGTTAG
- a CDS encoding tyrosine-protein phosphatase translates to MIRHIEFSNLCNFRDVGGYATDDGRTVQWQRLYRADSLGWLAGDDLTAFRALRVRTVIDLRHAFEAEKAGRVPETEGQSYHNLPIEGRRWESAVYSEEVGVARYLADRYLEMTEDRVENLRTALETIAKSDNAPVVIHCAAGKDRTGVLAALVLSLAGVGEDDIVADYALTGLATERFIADWRRRHPGTPLWPGFGLAPAETMRLFLADLASRHGSVEAYVTQVLQVSPATIVDLREHLLTERTLEG, encoded by the coding sequence GTGATCCGCCACATTGAATTCAGCAATCTCTGCAATTTCCGTGACGTGGGTGGATATGCCACCGATGACGGCCGCACCGTCCAGTGGCAGCGGCTTTATCGTGCCGACTCCCTCGGCTGGCTGGCCGGAGACGACCTCACGGCCTTCCGCGCACTGCGCGTGCGTACCGTCATCGACCTGCGGCACGCGTTCGAGGCCGAGAAGGCCGGGCGGGTGCCCGAGACCGAGGGGCAGAGCTACCACAACCTGCCCATCGAGGGCCGCCGCTGGGAGAGCGCCGTTTACAGCGAGGAGGTCGGCGTCGCCCGCTACCTGGCCGATCGTTACCTCGAGATGACCGAGGACCGCGTTGAGAACCTCAGAACGGCCCTGGAGACGATCGCGAAGTCGGACAACGCGCCCGTGGTGATTCATTGTGCGGCGGGCAAAGACCGCACCGGCGTGCTGGCCGCGCTGGTCCTGTCGCTGGCCGGCGTGGGCGAGGACGACATCGTGGCGGATTACGCGCTCACCGGCCTGGCCACCGAGCGTTTCATCGCCGACTGGCGCAGGCGGCATCCCGGCACGCCCCTGTGGCCGGGATTCGGGCTTGCGCCCGCCGAGACCATGCGCTTGTTCTTGGCCGACCTGGCGAGCCGGCACGGCTCCGTGGAGGCGTACGTCACCCAGGTCCTCCAGGTCTCCCCCGCCACGATCGTCGACCTGCGCGAGCATCTCCTGACTGAAAGGACATTGGAGGGGTAG
- a CDS encoding winged helix-turn-helix transcriptional regulator, with translation MNVAFRVNNCSIERTLDIVGEKWTFLVLREAFSGVRRFADMQAITGAPRQVLSARLARLVDEGLLRKEPYREPGQRQRDEYRLTEKGRDLYPLLVALMHWGDKYLADEEGPPVLLTHRGCGAPIEQHFRCAEGHEVAGPREVTSLPGPGAELQSELGAESA, from the coding sequence ATGAACGTTGCCTTCCGGGTGAACAACTGCTCGATCGAGCGCACCCTGGACATCGTCGGGGAGAAGTGGACCTTCCTGGTGCTGCGCGAGGCGTTCAGCGGCGTGCGAAGGTTCGCCGACATGCAGGCGATCACCGGAGCCCCCCGCCAGGTGCTCAGCGCGCGCCTGGCTCGCCTGGTCGACGAGGGCCTGCTCCGCAAGGAGCCCTACCGCGAGCCCGGACAGCGGCAGCGCGACGAATACCGGCTCACCGAGAAGGGCCGCGATCTCTATCCGCTGCTGGTCGCGCTCATGCACTGGGGCGACAAATATCTGGCCGACGAGGAGGGCCCGCCCGTGCTCCTCACACACCGCGGCTGCGGCGCCCCCATCGAGCAGCATTTCCGCTGCGCCGAGGGCCATGAGGTCGCCGGGCCACGCGAGGTGACCTCCCTGCCCGGGCCCGGCGCGGAACTCCAGAGCGAGCTTGGGGCGGAGAGCGCCTGA
- a CDS encoding TetR/AcrR family transcriptional regulator, whose protein sequence is MSQTRNRGSESTREVIVETALRLFRERGFDATTMRAIAAEAGVSVGNAYYYFDSKEALIQAYYDRAQAEHEEACREFLATETLFAARLSGVLREWVRVSEPYHEFAVKFFKHAAEPTNPLSPFSAQSSPAREASIALYREVVEGSRDRMNAELREELPELLWLLFMGMVLFWVHDTSPGCARTYRLIEVTVPLVDRLVGLSHLPGLRGITKDFIAAVHELRA, encoded by the coding sequence GTGTCCCAAACCCGAAACCGCGGATCGGAGAGCACCCGCGAGGTCATCGTCGAGACGGCATTGCGACTGTTCAGGGAACGCGGCTTCGACGCGACCACGATGCGCGCCATCGCCGCCGAGGCCGGGGTCTCCGTGGGCAACGCCTATTACTACTTCGACAGCAAGGAGGCGTTGATCCAGGCGTACTACGACCGCGCCCAGGCCGAGCACGAGGAGGCCTGCAGGGAGTTCCTGGCCACCGAGACGTTGTTCGCGGCCCGGCTGAGCGGCGTGTTGCGCGAGTGGGTACGCGTGTCCGAGCCCTACCACGAGTTCGCCGTGAAATTCTTCAAGCACGCGGCCGAGCCCACCAACCCGCTGAGCCCGTTCAGCGCGCAGTCGTCCCCGGCCCGCGAGGCCTCCATCGCCCTTTACCGTGAGGTCGTCGAGGGATCGCGTGACCGCATGAACGCCGAGCTGCGGGAGGAGCTGCCCGAGCTGCTCTGGCTGCTCTTCATGGGCATGGTCCTGTTCTGGGTGCACGACACCTCGCCGGGCTGCGCGCGTACGTACCGGCTGATCGAGGTCACGGTGCCGCTGGTGGACCGGCTGGTCGGGCTGTCGCACCTGCCCGGGCTGCGAGGCATCACGAAGGACTTCATCGCGGCGGTCCACGAGTTGCGCGCCTAG
- a CDS encoding TetR/AcrR family transcriptional regulator: MKSVKNGRDGRTRIIEGALRRFSQDGVSATTLASLREESGVSVGSFYHHFASKEHVFGVLYGEILAAYQDAFLAELVSHQEARDGIEAVVAFHMRWAGEHPERARLLISERPPRKQEPGGAEVAEQRRAFFRQVSDWWRPHMKNGLLQPVHPTMCYVLWLGPAQEMCRLWFAGAHTPTEEEIKGLGEAAWHSLRQRPE; encoded by the coding sequence GTGAAGAGTGTCAAGAACGGACGCGACGGCCGGACCCGCATCATCGAGGGCGCCCTCCGACGCTTCAGCCAGGACGGGGTGTCGGCCACGACGCTGGCCAGCCTCCGCGAGGAGAGCGGCGTAAGCGTCGGCAGCTTCTACCACCACTTCGCCAGCAAAGAACACGTCTTCGGTGTGCTGTACGGCGAGATCCTCGCCGCCTATCAGGACGCCTTCCTCGCCGAGCTGGTCAGCCATCAGGAGGCGCGCGACGGCATCGAGGCCGTCGTGGCCTTCCACATGCGGTGGGCGGGAGAGCATCCGGAGCGGGCCCGGCTGCTGATCAGCGAGCGGCCGCCACGCAAGCAGGAGCCGGGCGGGGCCGAGGTGGCCGAGCAGCGGCGGGCGTTCTTCCGCCAGGTCTCTGACTGGTGGCGCCCGCACATGAAGAACGGCCTGCTCCAGCCCGTCCACCCGACCATGTGCTACGTGCTGTGGCTGGGACCCGCGCAGGAGATGTGCCGGCTGTGGTTCGCCGGTGCGCACACGCCGACGGAGGAGGAGATCAAGGGCCTGGGCGAGGCCGCCTGGCACAGCCTCCGCCAGCGCCCGGAGTGA
- a CDS encoding SURF1 family cytochrome oxidase biogenesis protein, giving the protein MYRFLLTPRWLALHLVVLLVIPAFVFLGRWQFGRFEERSANSERVTANIEAAPVPLERLATPGQQVKESDRFRSVTAAGTYDPSHALVVRRRPQEGRNGFYVLTPLVTGNGTAVLVNRGWVQAGATADTPPDVPPPPTGQVTVTGRLRLSETEESSGVRDLPGLPTGQVLLINADKIGQGLPYRLVDGYVELTAQQPATSPAPAPVPEPDVGSGGGLNLAYGVQWWLFIAIAIGGWILLIRRELAERQAKERSGEASPAQEAGTPAP; this is encoded by the coding sequence GTGTACCGGTTCCTTCTGACGCCCCGATGGCTGGCGCTGCACCTGGTGGTGCTGCTGGTCATTCCCGCCTTCGTGTTCCTCGGGCGGTGGCAGTTCGGGCGTTTCGAGGAGCGGTCGGCCAACAGCGAGCGAGTCACCGCCAACATCGAGGCCGCGCCGGTGCCGCTGGAGCGGTTGGCGACCCCGGGGCAGCAGGTCAAGGAGAGCGACCGGTTCAGGTCCGTGACCGCCGCCGGCACCTACGACCCGTCCCACGCCCTCGTCGTACGCCGCCGCCCCCAGGAGGGCCGCAACGGCTTTTACGTCCTGACCCCGCTCGTCACCGGCAACGGCACGGCCGTCCTCGTGAACAGAGGCTGGGTCCAGGCGGGCGCCACCGCCGACACCCCGCCCGACGTGCCCCCTCCGCCCACCGGTCAGGTGACTGTCACCGGGCGGCTACGGCTCAGCGAGACCGAGGAGTCCAGCGGGGTCCGCGATCTGCCCGGACTGCCGACCGGCCAGGTGCTGCTGATCAACGCCGACAAGATCGGACAGGGGCTGCCGTACCGGCTGGTGGACGGATACGTGGAATTGACCGCCCAGCAGCCCGCGACCTCCCCGGCGCCCGCACCGGTGCCCGAGCCCGACGTGGGCTCCGGAGGCGGGCTGAACCTGGCGTACGGGGTCCAGTGGTGGTTGTTCATCGCGATCGCGATCGGCGGATGGATCCTGCTCATCCGGCGAGAGCTCGCCGAACGCCAGGCCAAGGAGCGCTCCGGCGAGGCGTCACCGGCCCAGGAGGCGGGAACGCCTGCCCCGTAA